The following are from one region of the Mannheimia granulomatis genome:
- the aroG gene encoding 3-deoxy-7-phosphoheptulonate synthase AroG codes for MSYTKNDDVRITNIEELLPPVALLERFPASDIAAETVEKTRQAIHKILHGADDRLLVVIGPCSIHDPKAALEYAEKIKAMRANPKINQNLEVVMRVYFEKPRTTVGWKGLINDPYLNESYALNDGLRIARKVLSDINDLTVPAAGEFLDMITPQYMADFMSWGAIGARTTESQVHRELASGLSCAVGFKNGTNGGVKIALDAISSAKAPHHFLSVTKFGHSAIVSTAGNPDCHIILRGGDKGTNYDAASVAEACAAIEKAGNRPHVMVDFSHANSQKQFKRQMDVCADVCSQIAGGSDLISGVMIESHLVEGRQDLIDGKGLEALVYGQSITDACIGWADSEKALFDLADAVEQRRKNRP; via the coding sequence ATGTCTTATACAAAAAATGATGATGTTAGAATTACAAATATAGAAGAATTATTGCCACCTGTTGCTTTATTAGAGCGTTTTCCGGCAAGTGATATTGCAGCTGAAACCGTTGAAAAAACACGTCAAGCGATTCATAAAATTTTACATGGTGCAGATGATCGCTTATTGGTCGTTATCGGTCCTTGCTCAATTCACGATCCAAAAGCGGCTTTGGAATATGCAGAGAAAATTAAAGCAATGCGAGCTAATCCTAAAATTAACCAAAACTTAGAAGTCGTTATGCGGGTTTATTTTGAAAAACCGCGCACAACTGTTGGCTGGAAAGGGTTAATTAATGATCCATACTTAAATGAAAGCTATGCATTAAATGACGGATTACGCATAGCACGAAAAGTATTATCTGATATCAATGACTTAACTGTTCCTGCGGCCGGTGAATTTTTAGATATGATTACACCACAATATATGGCAGATTTTATGAGCTGGGGAGCAATTGGGGCAAGAACAACCGAGTCGCAAGTTCATCGTGAATTAGCCTCTGGCTTATCTTGTGCAGTTGGTTTTAAAAATGGCACAAATGGTGGGGTAAAAATTGCATTAGATGCGATTTCTTCAGCAAAAGCACCACATCATTTCTTATCGGTAACTAAATTTGGTCATTCAGCAATTGTTTCTACCGCCGGCAATCCAGACTGTCATATTATTTTACGCGGTGGTGATAAGGGGACTAACTACGATGCAGCTTCAGTTGCCGAAGCTTGTGCAGCAATTGAAAAAGCCGGCAATCGTCCTCACGTGATGGTTGATTTTAGCCATGCTAACAGCCAAAAACAGTTTAAACGCCAAATGGATGTATGTGCTGATGTATGCAGCCAAATTGCCGGTGGTTCTGATCTTATTTCAGGGGTAATGATTGAAAGCCATTTGGTTGAAGGTCGCCAAGATTTAATTGATGGTAAAGGCTTAGAAGCATTGGTGTACGGACAAAGTATTACTGATGCTTGTATAGGTTGGGCAGACAGTGAAAAAGCGTTATTTGATTTAGCCGATGCAGTTGAGCAACGCCGAAAAAATCGCCCATAA
- the tsaB gene encoding tRNA (adenosine(37)-N6)-threonylcarbamoyltransferase complex dimerization subunit type 1 TsaB, whose translation MTQTILALDTATEACSVALLHNEAVSTLNEISPRTHTQRILPMVDELLKKSDIQINDVDFLVFGRGPGSFTGVRVGVSVAQGLAMGANLPVVAVSNLKAMAEEAYQKLNADKVIALIDARMNEVYFAQFAKNGDEWIETVAEQVCSPEQALSQMQADEKTVVVGTGWAAYSQFSEQNLPLVISEITLPSAEYMLSIAKIEIKKGNTTSAYEIEPVYLRNEVTWEKLPNKR comes from the coding sequence ATGACCCAAACAATTCTCGCTTTAGATACTGCCACCGAGGCCTGCTCCGTGGCTTTATTACATAATGAGGCTGTTTCTACTTTAAATGAAATCAGCCCAAGAACCCACACACAACGCATTTTACCGATGGTAGATGAACTACTGAAAAAATCAGATATTCAAATCAATGATGTGGATTTTTTAGTTTTCGGACGGGGACCGGGCAGCTTTACCGGTGTTAGAGTCGGAGTAAGCGTTGCTCAAGGTTTAGCAATGGGGGCAAATTTGCCTGTAGTTGCCGTTTCTAATTTAAAAGCAATGGCAGAAGAAGCCTACCAAAAGCTAAACGCAGATAAGGTAATTGCGTTAATTGATGCGAGAATGAATGAGGTTTATTTTGCTCAATTTGCCAAAAATGGTGATGAGTGGATAGAAACTGTAGCGGAACAAGTTTGCTCACCGGAACAAGCACTCAGTCAAATGCAGGCAGATGAAAAAACAGTGGTTGTCGGTACCGGCTGGGCTGCTTATTCGCAATTTTCCGAGCAAAATCTACCGCTTGTAATCAGTGAGATTACTTTACCATCCGCAGAATATATGCTTTCAATTGCAAAGATTGAAATTAAAAAAGGCAATACTACTTCTGCTTATGAGATCGAACCTGTTTATTTGCGTAACGAAGTAACTTGGGAAAAATTGCCAAATAAAAGATAA
- a CDS encoding thymidine kinase, which yields MAKLYFYYSSMNAGKSTTLLQSSYNYQERGMNTLVYTAAIDDRFGVGKVSSRIGISQVASLFNAETDLFAEIEIKHAENILHCILIDEAQFLTKNQVYQLTDVVDKLKIPVLCYGLRTDFQAELFEGSQYLLAWADELEELKTICDCGRKAHFVVRLNEQGEAIKEGAQIQIGGNDKYLSVCRYHYKQKLGKL from the coding sequence ATGGCAAAGCTCTATTTTTACTACTCATCAATGAATGCAGGAAAATCAACTACTCTGCTTCAATCCTCCTATAACTATCAAGAACGTGGAATGAATACCCTTGTTTATACTGCTGCGATTGATGATCGTTTTGGTGTTGGCAAAGTAAGTTCACGCATAGGAATTTCTCAAGTCGCAAGTTTGTTTAATGCTGAAACCGATTTATTTGCAGAGATCGAAATTAAACATGCTGAAAATATATTACATTGTATTTTAATTGATGAAGCCCAGTTTCTGACGAAAAATCAGGTCTATCAATTAACGGATGTGGTTGATAAACTGAAAATCCCTGTGCTGTGTTATGGGCTGAGAACTGACTTTCAGGCTGAGTTATTTGAAGGCAGCCAATACCTTCTCGCCTGGGCAGATGAATTGGAAGAATTAAAAACGATCTGTGACTGTGGTAGAAAAGCCCATTTTGTGGTGCGACTAAACGAACAGGGCGAAGCCATTAAAGAAGGGGCGCAGATTCAAATCGGAGGTAACGACAAATATCTCTCCGTCTGCCGTTACCACTACAAACAGAAACTCGGTAAGTTATAG
- the zapB gene encoding cell division protein ZapB: MSLSVLDQLEEKIKQAVETIQLLQLEVEELKGKNDAAKQENESLRAEHEQLKVEQQNFQDRLRSLLGQIDNV, encoded by the coding sequence ATGTCTTTATCCGTATTAGACCAATTAGAAGAAAAAATTAAACAAGCTGTTGAAACTATCCAATTACTTCAATTAGAAGTTGAAGAGTTAAAAGGCAAAAATGATGCAGCGAAACAAGAAAATGAATCACTTCGTGCAGAACACGAACAGTTAAAAGTAGAACAACAAAATTTCCAAGATCGTTTACGTTCACTTTTAGGTCAAATCGACAACGTTTAA
- the glpX gene encoding class II fructose-bisphosphatase: MKRTLSFGFSRVTEAAALAAYSWLGRGNKNAADEAAVKAMRFMLNQMEIRGEVVIGEGEIDEAPMLYIGEKVGLSRPEDDEISIAVDPIDGTRMTAMGQANALSVLAAGGKETFLKAPDMYMEKLVVGPEGKGMIDLNLPLEQNLRRVASKKGKLLSQLTIAILAKPRHEQIIADVQKLGVRVIAIPDGDVAAAVQCCLPDYELDLLYGIGGAPEGVVAGAAVRALGGDMNARLIPRNQVKGNSSEHLTATEKELYRCHEMNVPVSTVLKLEDLVRDDNIVFVATGITSGDLLKGISRKGSIASTETLLIRGRSRTIRKIQSYHYVDRKDNELLSLMDL; the protein is encoded by the coding sequence ATGAAACGAACTCTCTCTTTTGGATTTTCCCGTGTAACTGAAGCTGCGGCACTTGCTGCTTATTCTTGGCTTGGTCGTGGTAATAAAAATGCCGCAGATGAAGCTGCTGTGAAAGCAATGCGTTTTATGTTAAACCAAATGGAAATACGTGGTGAAGTAGTAATTGGCGAAGGTGAAATTGATGAGGCACCAATGTTATATATCGGTGAAAAAGTTGGTTTATCTCGTCCTGAAGATGATGAAATTTCTATTGCAGTAGACCCGATTGACGGGACTCGAATGACGGCAATGGGGCAAGCAAATGCATTATCAGTGCTTGCTGCCGGCGGCAAGGAAACTTTCTTAAAAGCACCTGATATGTATATGGAAAAATTGGTAGTCGGCCCTGAAGGAAAGGGGATGATTGATTTAAATCTTCCTCTTGAGCAAAATCTTCGCCGAGTCGCTTCAAAAAAAGGCAAATTACTTTCACAACTCACCATTGCCATTTTAGCGAAACCTCGCCACGAACAGATTATTGCTGATGTGCAAAAATTAGGAGTAAGAGTTATTGCAATTCCAGATGGTGATGTGGCCGCTGCGGTGCAATGCTGCTTACCTGATTATGAACTTGATTTATTGTACGGCATTGGCGGTGCACCTGAGGGCGTTGTTGCCGGCGCGGCAGTACGTGCATTAGGAGGTGATATGAATGCACGTTTAATTCCACGCAATCAAGTCAAAGGTAATAGCTCTGAGCATTTAACTGCAACGGAAAAAGAACTTTATCGCTGTCATGAAATGAATGTGCCGGTAAGCACCGTGCTAAAATTAGAGGATTTAGTGCGAGATGATAATATTGTATTTGTTGCAACAGGCATTACTTCCGGCGATTTATTAAAAGGTATCAGCCGTAAGGGAAGTATTGCCAGTACAGAAACCTTGTTAATTCGCGGGCGTTCCCGTACTATTCGTAAAATTCAATCCTACCACTATGTTGATCGTAAAGATAACGAACTCTTGTCACTAATGGATTTATAA
- a CDS encoding helix-turn-helix domain-containing protein, with protein MKISIELQNQINQLNQLRKLALKQEQEEQKLFEKNKLDNLEKFGQQLNAQRKALGIELATLEMQTGISISTLKRLFKDPSQVKFQTICTVAETLGFNLCAINTQSEE; from the coding sequence ATGAAAATTTCCATAGAACTACAAAATCAGATAAATCAGTTGAATCAACTCAGAAAGCTAGCCTTAAAGCAAGAGCAGGAAGAACAGAAATTATTTGAAAAAAACAAGCTGGATAATTTAGAAAAATTTGGGCAGCAGCTAAATGCACAACGAAAAGCATTAGGTATTGAACTCGCCACATTAGAAATGCAAACCGGGATTTCGATTTCTACCCTCAAGCGTTTGTTTAAAGATCCAAGCCAGGTGAAATTTCAAACTATTTGTACGGTGGCGGAAACATTGGGTTTTAACTTATGTGCTATTAATACGCAAAGCGAAGAATAA
- the pepP gene encoding Xaa-Pro aminopeptidase, which translates to MDLTYLAKMPQQEFTARRERVFAQMQDNSALLIFTETEKRRNNDSEYLFRPDSYFWYLTGFAEPKSAALLIKKAGQTESIIFVRKKDPLMETWNGRRLGIENAPSSLQFNAAFDIENIENILAEKLENLTACYYAEGLQEWGDKLIFSACKKMDKPCDLIDWKPMLSEMRLIKSDLEIALIQQACHISAMAHIRAMKQTRPNRYEMEIEGEIQHEFTRFGARFPAYNSIVAGGENACILHYNENDQALKDGDLLLIDAGAEFAYYAGDITRTFPINGKFSEPQKALYELTLTMLNEATQLLIPNSSIKAANDKAVQILTEGLVRLGILKGEIETLIAEKAYRQFYMHGLGHWLGLDVHDVGDYGSERDRPLQIGMVLTVEPGIYISKEADVPEQYKGIGIRIEDNLLITEYGNKNLTSGCPKEIADIEQLMQSA; encoded by the coding sequence ATGGATCTCACCTATTTAGCCAAAATGCCTCAGCAAGAATTTACTGCTCGCCGCGAAAGAGTCTTTGCACAAATGCAAGACAATTCGGCATTATTGATTTTTACTGAAACGGAAAAACGCCGTAATAATGATTCTGAGTATTTATTCAGACCGGATAGCTACTTTTGGTATTTAACCGGTTTTGCTGAACCTAAATCAGCAGCATTGCTGATTAAAAAAGCAGGTCAAACAGAGAGCATTATTTTTGTTCGTAAAAAAGACCCACTGATGGAAACCTGGAACGGCAGACGTTTAGGTATTGAAAATGCTCCAAGTTCGTTACAGTTTAACGCTGCGTTTGATATTGAAAATATCGAAAATATACTTGCAGAAAAATTGGAAAATTTGACCGCTTGTTATTATGCAGAAGGGCTACAAGAATGGGGAGATAAGCTGATTTTTTCCGCATGTAAGAAAATGGACAAACCTTGCGATCTGATTGATTGGAAACCGATGCTGTCTGAGATGCGATTAATTAAATCCGATTTAGAAATCGCCTTAATTCAGCAAGCATGCCATATTTCCGCAATGGCTCATATCAGGGCAATGAAGCAAACCCGACCAAACCGTTATGAAATGGAAATTGAGGGGGAAATTCAGCACGAATTTACCCGTTTTGGAGCAAGATTTCCTGCTTATAACTCGATTGTAGCAGGGGGCGAGAATGCCTGTATTCTTCATTACAATGAAAACGATCAAGCATTAAAAGATGGCGATTTATTGCTCATTGATGCCGGTGCTGAATTTGCCTACTACGCTGGTGATATTACCCGCACATTTCCGATTAACGGTAAGTTTTCTGAACCACAAAAAGCACTGTATGAATTAACATTAACAATGTTAAATGAGGCAACGCAACTACTGATACCAAATAGTTCAATAAAAGCAGCAAACGATAAAGCGGTGCAAATTCTCACCGAAGGCTTAGTGCGTTTAGGAATTTTAAAAGGGGAGATAGAAACCTTAATCGCCGAAAAAGCCTATCGTCAATTTTATATGCACGGCTTAGGGCATTGGTTAGGACTGGATGTACACGATGTCGGCGATTATGGTAGTGAGCGCGATCGTCCGCTCCAAATCGGTATGGTTTTAACTGTTGAACCGGGTATTTATATCAGCAAAGAGGCAGATGTACCCGAACAATATAAGGGCATTGGTATTCGAATTGAAGATAATTTATTGATTACAGAATACGGCAATAAAAATTTAACCAGCGGTTGTCCAAAAGAGATTGCCGATATTGAGCAATTAATGCAATCTGCTTAA
- a CDS encoding YegP family protein, whose protein sequence is MYFEIYKDAKEEFRWRLKAGNHEVIATSQAYTTKQGCQKGIEAVKKVTSETEVKDLTKAEA, encoded by the coding sequence ATGTATTTTGAAATTTATAAAGATGCAAAAGAAGAATTCCGCTGGCGTTTAAAAGCCGGTAACCACGAAGTTATCGCAACCAGCCAAGCATATACAACTAAGCAAGGCTGTCAAAAAGGCATTGAGGCGGTTAAAAAAGTCACCTCTGAAACAGAAGTAAAAGATTTAACTAAAGCAGAAGCATAA
- the argA gene encoding amino-acid N-acetyltransferase, which produces MHNTELALAQWFRQSTPYVNMHRGKTFVIMLDGDVIESPNFVNIINDISLLHSLNIKLVIVFGARPQINRLLAEQQIEPEYYHNIRVTNAQSLEYVKQAVGKVHYDLFARLSLRLPHSEVINVVSGNMILAQPLGVVDGVDYALSGRIRRINIDSIKQQLSQNSIVLLGPIAPSVTGEMFNLPFEDIATQVAIKLRADKLIGFCEEQGILNEVGQVIPDILPQDAEKHLNRLVEEGKYHTAKARFLQAAISVCREGVKRSHLLSYKEDGSLLQELFSRDGIGTQFSMENSENVRIANSRDIPGLLDLIRPLEQQGILVKRSREQLEMEIANYTIIERDGVVIACAALNPYPEEKMAEMACVAVHPDYRDSSRGDVLLENIHKRSEQMGIEKLFVLTTRTTQWFQERGFRLADAQDLPRYKRENYNYQRRSKVLILPL; this is translated from the coding sequence ATGCACAACACCGAATTGGCTTTAGCCCAGTGGTTTAGACAATCCACACCCTATGTCAATATGCACAGAGGTAAAACCTTTGTAATTATGCTTGACGGAGATGTGATTGAAAGCCCAAATTTTGTCAATATTATCAATGATATTAGCTTATTGCATAGCTTGAATATTAAGCTGGTGATTGTTTTTGGCGCCAGACCACAGATTAATAGATTATTAGCCGAACAGCAAATTGAACCTGAATACTACCATAATATTCGGGTGACTAATGCTCAATCTCTAGAGTATGTTAAGCAAGCCGTAGGTAAAGTGCATTATGATTTATTTGCCCGTCTATCGTTACGTTTACCACATTCGGAAGTCATTAATGTGGTGAGCGGTAATATGATTTTAGCTCAGCCTCTTGGCGTAGTTGATGGGGTAGATTATGCTTTAAGTGGCAGAATACGCCGTATTAATATCGATAGCATTAAGCAGCAACTTTCACAAAATTCTATTGTATTACTTGGACCTATTGCACCTTCAGTAACAGGTGAAATGTTTAATTTACCCTTTGAAGATATTGCCACTCAGGTGGCCATCAAGCTTCGTGCAGATAAATTAATCGGTTTTTGTGAAGAACAAGGGATTTTAAATGAAGTAGGGCAGGTCATTCCTGATATTCTGCCGCAAGATGCAGAAAAGCACTTAAATCGTTTGGTTGAAGAAGGAAAATATCACACGGCAAAAGCTCGCTTTTTGCAAGCTGCGATTAGTGTTTGCAGAGAAGGTGTGAAACGCTCACATTTATTAAGTTATAAAGAAGATGGTTCATTGCTCCAAGAACTTTTCTCCCGTGATGGTATCGGTACGCAGTTCTCAATGGAAAATTCGGAGAATGTACGAATTGCCAACTCTCGCGATATTCCAGGCTTGTTGGATTTAATTCGACCGCTTGAACAACAAGGCATTTTGGTAAAACGGTCTCGTGAGCAGCTTGAAATGGAGATTGCCAACTATACTATTATTGAGCGTGATGGCGTGGTGATTGCCTGTGCTGCATTGAATCCTTATCCGGAAGAAAAAATGGCGGAAATGGCGTGTGTGGCGGTACATCCTGATTACCGTGACTCTTCCCGAGGCGATGTGCTATTGGAAAACATCCATAAACGTTCAGAACAGATGGGCATCGAAAAACTGTTTGTGCTCACCACTCGTACGACCCAATGGTTTCAAGAACGTGGCTTTAGATTAGCAGATGCACAAGATTTACCACGTTACAAACGAGAAAATTACAATTACCAACGCCGTTCTAAAGTGTTAATATTACCACTCTAA